A stretch of the Panicum virgatum strain AP13 chromosome 9N, P.virgatum_v5, whole genome shotgun sequence genome encodes the following:
- the LOC120690188 gene encoding uncharacterized protein LOC120690188, which yields MERSSSGWFKKWRRRRKAREGRGAGGEGDHQHKVVVDGSEIRELVEDGEAFGMLVDTTFRQLDADGDGKLSVRELRPAVADIGAALGVPAEGASPNTDHICSEVVSELTHGTSQGEVSKAEFQEALSDILLGMAAGLKRDPIVILRMDGKDLRDFVASTRYEPSAAAIFSQVGSEGVPLRQCLSAALEQLAVDHGVPPASDAWVAENIVEPALRQLPADQLEQPASRDGFVRQLRDLLGAVAERLQEQPVIVAHTENTYDGSGVKRLLANKFELDKLLDSVWRGVAGEHKNKASKECIIAALDKMADAASVPHYGAVKQVDAVVNKAIKTASADGGKTVDEAEFKKLLTDTLGAVMRQLSSNPVFVSTNTVVHEPLSGSSGLFSSPPPVTSSPK from the exons ATggagaggagcagcagcgggtggttcaagaagtggaggaggaggaggaaggcgcgggaggggcggggcgccggcggggagggggaCCATCAACACAAGGTGGTGGTGGACGGGTCGGAGATCCGGGAGCTGGTGGAGGACGGGGAGGCGTTCGGGATGCTCGTGGACACCACGTTCCGGCAGCTCGACGCCGACGGGGACGGCAAGCTCTCCGTGCGGGAGCTCCGGCCCGCCGTGGCCGACATCGGCGCCGCGCTCGGGGTGCCCGCGGAGGGGGCGTCGCCAAACACCGACCACATCTGCTCGGAG GTGGTGAGCGAGCTGACTCATGGGACGTCCCAGGGCGAGGTGAGCAAGGCCGAGTTCCAGGAGGCCCTCTCCGACATCCTCCTCGGCATGGCGGCGGGGCTCAAGAGGGACCCCATCGTCATACTGCGCATGGACGGCAAGGACCTCCGGGACTTCGTCGCCAGCACCAGATACGAGCCGTCAGCGGCCGCCATTTTCTCGCAGGTCGGCTCTGAAGGCGTGCCCCTGCGCCAGTGCCTGTCGGCCGCCCTTGAGCAGCTCGCCGTCGACCATGGAGTGCCGCCGGCTTCGGACGCCTGGGTTGCCGAGAACATCGTGGAGCCGGCACTGCGGCAGCTTCCTGCCGATCAGCTTGAGCAGCCGGCCTCCCGAGATGGTTTCGTCCGGCAGCTCAGGGATCTGCTGGGCGCCGTCGCCGAACGGCTCCAGGAGCAGCCCGTGATCGTCGCCCACACCGAGAACACCTACGACGGGAGTGGCGTCAAGAGGCTGCTGGCCAACAAATTCGAGCTCGACAAG CTGCTGGATTCTGTTTGGAGAGGCGTGGCAGGAGAGCATAAGAACAAGGCATCCAAGGAATGTATCATAGCTGCACTTGATAAGATGGCCGATGCTGCAAGCGTGCCACATTATGGCGCTGTTAAACAG GTGGATGCTGTGGTGAACAAGGCCATCAAGACGGCGAGCGCCGACGGTGGAAAGACGGTGGACGAAGCCGAGTTCAAGAAATTGCTCACGGATACCCTTGGGGCCGTCATGCGGCAACTGAGCAGCAACCCCGTCTTCGTCTCCACCAACACCGTCGTGCACGAGCCATTGTCCGGTTCATCCGGCCTgttctcctcgccgccgcccgtgacATCATCGCCAAAGTGA
- the LOC120690189 gene encoding uncharacterized protein LOC120690189 isoform X3, with product MAGEDAAAAGTAAVKKLPKEEEEEDDDELDNVPLAVSRAKKARNASASKVKKDDDDDDEEDNRPISHSRAKKPTSQKKNASAGASNAKATKVKKLKDEDLEDLKENKKRKKRVGVKEGANMSIVKGAKVKKERKVYELPGQKHDPPTERDPLRIFYESLYEQIPTSDMAATWLMEWGLLPVDVARKVFEKKQGQKLKSPVKTTTVSKRKPTSPTKTPASSAMKSVSAKNSAGKPTSQKKRKASSESDDDDDDFIMAPKAKTKRQKASS from the exons ATGGCCGgagaggacgccgccgccgccggtactGCAGCGGTAAAGAAGCTcccgaaggaggaggaggaggaagatgatgatgagttgGACAACGTTCCGCTCGCTGTTTCTAGGGCCAAAAAGGCGCGCAATGCGAGCGCCTCCAAGGtcaagaaggacgacgacgacgacgacgaggaagacAACCGTCCGATCTCGCATTCGCGGGCGAAGAAG CCAacttcgcagaagaaaaatgcaTCCGCCGGTGCCAGTAATGCCAAGGCAACCAAGGTCAAGAAACTAAAAGATGAAGATTTGGAAGATCTTAAG GagaacaagaaaaggaagaaaagagTGGGTGTCAAAGAAGGGGCAAATATGTCGATTGTCAAGGGTGCGAAGGTGAAGAAAGAGAGGAAAGTGTATGAATTACCAGGGCAGAAGCATGATCCTCCTACAGAA AGGGATCCATTGAGGATTTTCTATGAATCGCTCTACGAGCAGATACCCACTAGTGACATGGCTGCAACCTG GTTGATGGAATGGGGTTTGCTCCCGGTGGATGTGGCTAGAAAAGTTTTTGAGAAGAAGCAAGGGCAAAAGTTGAAGTCACCAGTTAAAACAACAACTGTTTCGAAGAGAAAGCCTACTTCTCCAACCAAGACACCAGCTTCATCTGCTATGAAGTCTGTCTCAGCGAAGAACAGTGCTGGAAAACCCACGTCTCAAAAGAAGAGGAAAGCAAGTAGCGAGtcagacgacgacgatgacgatttCATCATGGCTCCTAAGGCGAAAACCAAAAGGCAAAAGGCCTCTAGTTAG
- the LOC120690189 gene encoding nucleolin-like isoform X2, whose amino-acid sequence MAGEDAAAAGTAAVKKLPKEEEEEDDDELDNVPLAVSRAKKARNASASKVKKDDDDDDEEDNRPISHSRAKKVNEKGTVKGNTKTSKPTSQKKNASAGASNAKATKVKKLKDEDLEDLKENKKRKKRVGVKEGANMSIVKGAKVKKERKVYELPGQKHDPPTERDPLRIFYESLYEQIPTSDMAATWLMEWGLLPVDVARKVFEKKQGQKLKSPVKTTTVSKRKPTSPTKTPASSAMKSVSAKNSAGKPTSQKKRKASSESDDDDDDFIMAPKAKTKRQKASS is encoded by the exons ATGGCCGgagaggacgccgccgccgccggtactGCAGCGGTAAAGAAGCTcccgaaggaggaggaggaggaagatgatgatgagttgGACAACGTTCCGCTCGCTGTTTCTAGGGCCAAAAAGGCGCGCAATGCGAGCGCCTCCAAGGtcaagaaggacgacgacgacgacgacgaggaagacAACCGTCCGATCTCGCATTCGCGGGCGAAGAAG GTAAATGAGAAAGGCACCGTGAAGGGCAACACAAAGACTTCTAAA CCAacttcgcagaagaaaaatgcaTCCGCCGGTGCCAGTAATGCCAAGGCAACCAAGGTCAAGAAACTAAAAGATGAAGATTTGGAAGATCTTAAG GagaacaagaaaaggaagaaaagagTGGGTGTCAAAGAAGGGGCAAATATGTCGATTGTCAAGGGTGCGAAGGTGAAGAAAGAGAGGAAAGTGTATGAATTACCAGGGCAGAAGCATGATCCTCCTACAGAA AGGGATCCATTGAGGATTTTCTATGAATCGCTCTACGAGCAGATACCCACTAGTGACATGGCTGCAACCTG GTTGATGGAATGGGGTTTGCTCCCGGTGGATGTGGCTAGAAAAGTTTTTGAGAAGAAGCAAGGGCAAAAGTTGAAGTCACCAGTTAAAACAACAACTGTTTCGAAGAGAAAGCCTACTTCTCCAACCAAGACACCAGCTTCATCTGCTATGAAGTCTGTCTCAGCGAAGAACAGTGCTGGAAAACCCACGTCTCAAAAGAAGAGGAAAGCAAGTAGCGAGtcagacgacgacgatgacgatttCATCATGGCTCCTAAGGCGAAAACCAAAAGGCAAAAGGCCTCTAGTTAG
- the LOC120690189 gene encoding ABC transporter F family member 4-like isoform X1, with product MAGEDAAAAGTAAVKKLPKEEEEEDDDELDNVPLAVSRAKKARNASASKVKKDDDDDDEEDNRPISHSRAKKVNEKGTVKGNTKTSKVKKQELESDDDDFMPTSQKKNASAGASNAKATKVKKLKDEDLEDLKENKKRKKRVGVKEGANMSIVKGAKVKKERKVYELPGQKHDPPTERDPLRIFYESLYEQIPTSDMAATWLMEWGLLPVDVARKVFEKKQGQKLKSPVKTTTVSKRKPTSPTKTPASSAMKSVSAKNSAGKPTSQKKRKASSESDDDDDDFIMAPKAKTKRQKASS from the exons ATGGCCGgagaggacgccgccgccgccggtactGCAGCGGTAAAGAAGCTcccgaaggaggaggaggaggaagatgatgatgagttgGACAACGTTCCGCTCGCTGTTTCTAGGGCCAAAAAGGCGCGCAATGCGAGCGCCTCCAAGGtcaagaaggacgacgacgacgacgacgaggaagacAACCGTCCGATCTCGCATTCGCGGGCGAAGAAG GTAAATGAGAAAGGCACCGTGAAGGGCAACACAAAGACTTCTAAAGTTAAGAAACAAGAACTCGAGTCTGATGACGATGATTTCATG CCAacttcgcagaagaaaaatgcaTCCGCCGGTGCCAGTAATGCCAAGGCAACCAAGGTCAAGAAACTAAAAGATGAAGATTTGGAAGATCTTAAG GagaacaagaaaaggaagaaaagagTGGGTGTCAAAGAAGGGGCAAATATGTCGATTGTCAAGGGTGCGAAGGTGAAGAAAGAGAGGAAAGTGTATGAATTACCAGGGCAGAAGCATGATCCTCCTACAGAA AGGGATCCATTGAGGATTTTCTATGAATCGCTCTACGAGCAGATACCCACTAGTGACATGGCTGCAACCTG GTTGATGGAATGGGGTTTGCTCCCGGTGGATGTGGCTAGAAAAGTTTTTGAGAAGAAGCAAGGGCAAAAGTTGAAGTCACCAGTTAAAACAACAACTGTTTCGAAGAGAAAGCCTACTTCTCCAACCAAGACACCAGCTTCATCTGCTATGAAGTCTGTCTCAGCGAAGAACAGTGCTGGAAAACCCACGTCTCAAAAGAAGAGGAAAGCAAGTAGCGAGtcagacgacgacgatgacgatttCATCATGGCTCCTAAGGCGAAAACCAAAAGGCAAAAGGCCTCTAGTTAG
- the LOC120691782 gene encoding uncharacterized protein LOC120691782, whose translation MAYYGDRRPESSIVEAFTLSPLPYPVILILLMVSLLLGVSWFFTYEDFIEEAAEQFSWALLAVPIALVLLIRWISSVDSFDGYFFGFFPSERRWRPGYGSAPAEGSSPWGVAMLVLLLIVLASFHETIRDMWRP comes from the coding sequence atggcgtacTACGGCGACCGGCGCCCGGAGTCGTCGATCGTGGAGGCGTTCACGCTGTCGCCGCTGCCGTACCCGGTGATCCTGATCCTGCTCATGGTCTCGCTCCTCCTGGGCGTCTCGTGGTTCTTCACCTACGAGGACTTcatcgaggaggcggcggagcagttCAGCTGGGCGCTGCTGGCCGTGCCCATCGCGCTCGTGCTCCTCATCCGCTGGATCTCCTCCGTCGACTCCTTCGACGGCTACTTCTTTGGCTTCTTCCCCAGCGAGCGCCGCTGGAGGCCCGGCTACGGGAGCGCCCCCGCCGAGGGCAGCTCGCCCTGGGGCGTCGCCATGCTCGTCCTGCTCCTCATCGTGCTCGCGAGCTTCCACGAGACCATCCGGGACATGTGGCGGCCATGA